The following proteins come from a genomic window of Natrinema saccharevitans:
- a CDS encoding HsdM family class I SAM-dependent methyltransferase has translation MASYLRDNGVEAVTQVSISTPGTRSQPDFQVSTNGRFLGEAKWESNKWEGFAEARDYGQITGVDGTFLICYPDQLKDEGGQARLTNTAESVLSGHKYSVAFLRRDAPTDTAKLDLEEIPRWLNSHIRDERTPEPDPDEVVSVLRQTAYRLNEELETAPDENLFRNVLGASPEDEEEREAARQTAGFLLVNQITFYRVLSSSQQFPEIDPDKLSTPSDLAEYFDLVLEVDYTPVFSFRIANDLPQTAFNTLRDSIKSIYALRPETITHDVLGKVFHELIPHKARKKVAAYYTMNKPAQILADLSIHNSDAKVMDPACGSGSLLAASYLRKRSLTESGFSEQQHQEFVENDIAGIDVMPFAAHLSCIHLALQAPIYETDEVNIGIEDSTKLRPGSTISPLSFVLPQKNEQRGLAEFSDGQRPNVSEETIESGSVAMDAVAGKEMTLTTVDTVIMNPPFTRQESVAGFADGYKDRLRDRFSRRDNKGHIHGKMSYCSYFLFLADKFLEPGGRIAAVLPASVLNKSSDSGIRQMLLNEYSIEFLFAREDASNFSEDTDLREVMIIARKGEPEDGESVACVSFDGLDVDSDDIRTVADSLRNAEPGEAQTVSGQNGSEATVWRVPLEELDEHNLFSTFSVKERDLIKRWYEIVDNDEKLCQVKDLDPGLTRGGSSHPWTSGILADPQTHTRKNDVWVVKDDDDPLVVAHKHINEEIEIPRSSVEPYFLRKPYRAKVDVTDIEEYTVVRPFNGIDRFLSLAEEENIPGNWEEHVTENAAHMAIPETIKLTAPGTRHPVYYSEKSRVWHRMWMHTNITGEDARRMALWFDSTIGLLQLFVSRIPVEGAWTKYRRYSQSGFYGFDINRLSQADQDQLDEAWEAWKNVECPSIIKQMILLADPSKLSIEDERRVEQHYEARDEIGEGFQERRELDKEILDIVGYDEEQQDELLEELYTGLLLELIELTEMGE, from the coding sequence ATGGCATCCTATCTCCGTGACAACGGAGTTGAAGCCGTAACACAGGTTTCCATTTCAACCCCTGGGACGCGGTCACAGCCAGACTTTCAAGTATCAACAAACGGGAGGTTTTTGGGGGAGGCAAAGTGGGAGAGCAATAAGTGGGAAGGATTTGCAGAAGCGCGCGACTATGGGCAAATCACAGGCGTTGACGGTACTTTTCTAATCTGCTATCCAGACCAATTGAAAGACGAGGGAGGGCAGGCGCGACTCACAAACACTGCCGAATCCGTACTCAGTGGCCACAAATACAGTGTGGCGTTCCTACGGCGTGATGCCCCGACAGATACCGCGAAACTGGATTTAGAGGAAATTCCGCGTTGGCTGAACAGCCATATCCGGGACGAGCGAACCCCCGAGCCAGATCCAGATGAAGTGGTTAGCGTCTTACGTCAGACAGCCTACCGATTGAATGAAGAACTTGAAACCGCACCTGACGAGAACTTATTCCGGAACGTTCTCGGTGCATCTCCTGAAGACGAAGAAGAACGTGAAGCCGCTCGACAAACAGCAGGATTTCTGCTCGTTAACCAAATTACGTTCTACCGAGTACTATCATCATCTCAACAATTCCCGGAAATTGATCCAGATAAGCTGAGTACACCAAGTGATCTTGCTGAATACTTCGATCTCGTTCTTGAAGTAGACTATACTCCGGTATTTAGTTTCAGAATTGCAAATGATCTGCCACAAACGGCATTTAACACACTTAGAGACTCGATTAAGAGTATCTATGCTCTTCGGCCAGAAACCATCACACACGACGTTCTGGGTAAAGTATTCCATGAGCTAATTCCTCATAAAGCACGGAAGAAGGTCGCAGCGTACTACACGATGAATAAACCCGCCCAGATACTCGCGGACTTGTCAATTCATAACTCGGATGCTAAAGTAATGGATCCAGCGTGTGGGTCGGGATCTCTACTTGCAGCATCATATCTCCGGAAACGTTCTCTAACTGAAAGTGGATTCAGCGAACAGCAACATCAGGAATTCGTTGAGAATGATATCGCAGGAATCGACGTGATGCCGTTCGCGGCTCACCTATCTTGTATCCATCTTGCATTACAAGCTCCTATCTACGAGACGGACGAGGTGAATATTGGTATTGAAGACTCGACAAAATTACGTCCGGGAAGCACCATCAGTCCTCTCTCATTCGTTCTTCCTCAGAAGAATGAGCAACGTGGTCTTGCTGAGTTCTCAGATGGTCAACGCCCTAATGTAAGTGAGGAAACTATTGAGTCTGGCAGTGTCGCGATGGATGCAGTAGCAGGGAAGGAAATGACACTGACGACCGTAGACACAGTGATCATGAATCCGCCGTTCACTCGACAGGAATCTGTAGCTGGATTTGCTGATGGATACAAAGATAGGCTCCGTGACCGGTTCTCCCGGCGAGACAACAAGGGACACATTCACGGGAAGATGTCTTATTGTTCATATTTTCTATTTCTTGCTGACAAGTTCTTAGAACCAGGTGGTCGGATTGCAGCCGTCCTACCAGCGAGTGTACTTAATAAGTCAAGTGATTCAGGAATTCGACAGATGCTCCTAAACGAGTACAGTATCGAATTCCTGTTTGCTCGTGAAGATGCATCCAATTTCTCAGAAGATACTGATCTACGAGAAGTCATGATCATTGCTCGCAAAGGCGAACCTGAAGACGGCGAGTCTGTTGCTTGTGTGTCCTTTGATGGGCTTGACGTTGATTCAGATGATATTCGGACAGTAGCTGATTCGCTCCGAAACGCTGAGCCAGGTGAGGCACAAACAGTGTCTGGTCAGAACGGATCTGAAGCTACCGTCTGGCGAGTCCCGTTGGAAGAACTAGACGAACACAACCTCTTCTCTACATTCTCAGTGAAAGAGCGTGACTTAATCAAGCGGTGGTACGAAATCGTCGATAACGACGAGAAGTTGTGTCAGGTCAAGGACTTGGATCCGGGTTTGACCCGTGGCGGTAGCAGCCATCCGTGGACGAGTGGGATCCTTGCGGATCCCCAGACACATACGCGAAAGAACGACGTATGGGTAGTCAAAGATGATGACGACCCCTTAGTAGTTGCACACAAGCACATCAACGAAGAAATTGAAATTCCGCGAAGTTCAGTTGAGCCATACTTCCTCCGGAAACCGTACCGAGCGAAGGTTGATGTAACCGACATCGAAGAATACACCGTTGTGCGTCCATTCAACGGAATTGATCGATTTCTAAGTCTGGCTGAGGAGGAAAACATACCTGGAAACTGGGAAGAACACGTTACGGAGAATGCCGCTCATATGGCAATCCCAGAGACAATTAAATTGACTGCACCTGGAACGCGTCATCCAGTCTACTATTCTGAAAAGTCACGTGTTTGGCACCGCATGTGGATGCACACGAACATCACAGGAGAAGACGCACGACGAATGGCGCTGTGGTTCGACAGCACAATTGGTCTCCTTCAATTGTTCGTATCTCGTATTCCAGTTGAAGGGGCATGGACGAAGTATCGTCGCTACTCTCAGTCTGGGTTCTACGGATTCGATATCAACAGGTTGTCGCAAGCGGATCAAGACCAACTTGATGAGGCGTGGGAAGCGTGGAAGAATGTAGAATGCCCGAGCATTATCAAGCAGATGATTCTGCTTGCAGATCCTAGCAAATTAAGTATCGAAGATGAACGGCGCGTCGAACAGCACTACGAAGCACGTGACGAAATTGGCGAAGGGTTCCAAGAACGGCGCGAGTTGGATAAGGAAATATTGGATATAGTCGGATACGATGAGGAGCAACAGGACGAATTATTAGAAGAACTGTACACAGGGCTGTTGCTTGAACTAATCGAACTCACTGAGATGGGCGAATAA